In a genomic window of Balneolales bacterium ANBcel1:
- a CDS encoding DNA cytosine methyltransferase, with protein MSNKHFTFIDLFCGAGGLSLGFEKLSKMPFKSVWANDFDTYSATTYNENFVSTCHVGDIVDILEDPRTKIPQSDIVIGGPPCQGFSLLNKKRSNDPRKKLWIPFMEVIDRSGARAFVMENVPQLLSSLEHQEILEWAHARKFNVWSGILLAADYGVPQMRRRAFIIGAKDHNPKDHFPPLKSNYNALKSTPDQLSYFKREFAIDAKPWRTVRDAISDLPEPQGTEITDQEPPLDLHFRRNPTQKSIARYKAIPDEGMNRIDLQRIAPELTPDCWIRKKSGGTDLFGRLWWDRPAFTIRTEFFKPEKGRYLHPEQHRPITHREAARFQTFPDNFCFKGSKIEIAKQIGNAVPPLLASHVAKQLYHMLNRDSKINQNGYFQSDEATRDYVSCEEQEYEA; from the coding sequence ATGAGCAATAAACACTTCACTTTCATCGACTTATTCTGCGGAGCGGGAGGATTATCTCTTGGATTTGAAAAGTTGAGCAAAATGCCCTTCAAGTCTGTCTGGGCCAACGATTTTGATACATATTCCGCTACAACCTATAATGAAAACTTTGTTTCAACGTGTCATGTCGGTGATATTGTTGATATTCTGGAAGACCCAAGAACAAAAATTCCGCAAAGTGATATTGTAATAGGAGGTCCACCTTGCCAAGGCTTCAGCTTATTGAATAAAAAGAGAAGTAATGATCCAAGAAAAAAGCTATGGATTCCTTTTATGGAAGTCATTGACAGATCGGGTGCTCGTGCATTCGTAATGGAAAATGTTCCTCAACTACTTAGTTCTCTTGAACATCAAGAAATTTTGGAATGGGCACACGCAAGAAAATTCAATGTTTGGTCAGGAATTCTATTGGCTGCTGATTATGGCGTACCCCAAATGCGCAGAAGGGCATTTATTATTGGTGCAAAAGACCATAATCCTAAAGACCATTTCCCACCCTTGAAATCAAATTATAATGCTTTAAAATCTACTCCCGACCAACTAAGCTATTTTAAAAGGGAATTTGCTATTGATGCCAAGCCTTGGCGAACAGTTCGTGATGCAATCTCCGATTTACCAGAACCACAAGGCACCGAAATCACAGATCAAGAACCGCCATTGGATCTTCATTTCAGACGAAATCCAACACAAAAAAGCATTGCCCGATACAAAGCCATTCCTGATGAAGGTATGAATCGAATCGATTTACAGAGAATCGCACCTGAATTAACTCCGGATTGTTGGATTAGAAAAAAGAGTGGTGGTACAGACTTGTTCGGCCGTTTATGGTGGGACCGACCTGCTTTTACAATTAGAACAGAGTTTTTTAAACCCGAAAAAGGAAGATATCTTCATCCGGAACAACATCGACCTATTACACATCGAGAAGCTGCAAGGTTTCAGACTTTTCCAGATAATTTTTGTTTTAAGGGGAGTAAAATTGAAATTGCGAAACAAATCGGAAATGCTGTACCCCCACTTCTTGCTTCACACGTTGCAAAACAGCTTTACCACATGTTAAACAGAGATTCGAAAATTAACCAAAATGGATATTTTCAATCGGATGAAGCGACACGAGATTATGTCTCGTGTGAAGAACAAGAATACGAAGCCTGA
- a CDS encoding HNH endonuclease, which translates to MHSQSILRDIKDLLKSFESVEKHGDLRDKVKALLPIFLKVRELGTTLIPNPGSLKLSARERILIYFKKYPNQVISEHELALVAGISEWARRVRELRVQFGWKIVSGVTAGEMLSQEEFSDIDIDLSNLGPNDYIMLDTKQDKEAAYRWSVANDIRKNSKSVQDKIIEYLRKNVGKEITGEELRYVANGKTEWARRVRELRTEKGWPITTRNTGRPELPVGVYVLEEDRQTPVHDRSISNKMRAEILTRDKHTCKNCNWNIKNWNKADPRFLEIHHIQHHSKGGKTNPDNLITVCNICHDEIHRLEK; encoded by the coding sequence ATGCACAGTCAATCTATACTAAGAGATATTAAAGACTTACTGAAATCTTTTGAATCTGTTGAAAAGCATGGAGACTTAAGAGATAAAGTTAAAGCGTTACTACCAATATTTTTGAAAGTCCGGGAACTTGGCACAACATTGATTCCAAATCCGGGTAGCTTGAAGCTTTCAGCGCGAGAGAGAATTCTTATATACTTTAAAAAATACCCAAATCAGGTCATTAGTGAGCATGAATTGGCCTTGGTAGCCGGAATTAGTGAATGGGCTCGTCGTGTTCGAGAACTTCGCGTGCAATTCGGCTGGAAAATAGTAAGTGGGGTCACTGCCGGAGAAATGTTAAGCCAGGAAGAATTTTCGGACATAGATATAGACCTTTCTAATTTAGGTCCTAATGATTATATCATGCTGGATACAAAGCAGGACAAGGAAGCGGCTTATCGATGGAGCGTTGCAAATGATATCCGGAAAAACTCAAAATCAGTGCAGGATAAGATTATTGAATATTTGAGGAAAAATGTGGGAAAAGAAATTACCGGTGAGGAATTACGCTACGTTGCCAATGGAAAAACCGAATGGGCTCGACGTGTTCGAGAACTAAGAACCGAAAAAGGTTGGCCGATTACTACAAGAAATACTGGTAGACCAGAACTGCCGGTCGGTGTTTATGTATTGGAGGAAGATCGACAAACTCCCGTTCATGACAGAAGCATTTCAAACAAAATGAGAGCGGAAATTCTCACACGTGACAAACATACATGTAAAAATTGTAACTGGAACATAAAAAACTGGAATAAGGCAGACCCAAGGTTTTTGGAAATCCACCATATTCAGCATCATTCAAAAGGGGGCAAAACGAACCCTGATAATCTGATTACTGTTTGTAATATTTGTCACGATGAAATTCATCGGTTGGAAAAGTGA
- a CDS encoding ATP-binding protein: MKITLRDQYKSLHPFVSEELTDLVVITGKNGSGKTQLLDLIGKKASNENEVASIRLEIGPNVENIQAEGLIKKESAKIGIDQWKSILSKKYEQFQNLSESSIQLLEFIEENNIIPNNHANKLLSDDDKYKELISKVYSEIRNEPIISNEKINFTHQRKVIRIIHKIENINLIKLINEIISKTEKPLSEITDSDFYNTPIQEYLIDENDLFESKIEIIFFNYAKRRHKNHIDYFSKKEYKEDNNSVSDIEFVRKSPPPWEIINGILIDLNIDFYFKGIERKEFTEIASIDFKPFKKSTDESIEFSDLSSGEKVIIGLILKLFTSKYYDNNLTFPDLLILDEPDAHLHPEMSKLLLDVLEDTFVKKYNVKVIITTHSPSTIALAPENCIYQLKNVQNSSLNKINKDDALQLLTNFIPTLNIDYRNHRHVFVESPTDVFYYQTLYGKHQQQETLDYKLYFISNSNGKGNSAQVKDIVSKLRDSGNSTSFGIIDWDTENVPSDYIKVHGYNESWSLENYLLNPIYIYSLLMDMGNAHDVYNKLGIDQSFNHFLLGELHQEKLQNYIKLFFEDFESSFQAYKYETNKIEIKFYNGKELLVPKWFMQSKGHNILEKVKNVYSALQKYQYEGDLQRELSLIISKSYPFIPVSSIKTIKEISHQELNLS; this comes from the coding sequence ATGAAAATTACATTACGAGATCAATACAAGTCATTACACCCTTTTGTAAGTGAGGAACTTACTGATCTAGTTGTAATAACTGGCAAAAATGGCAGTGGCAAAACTCAGTTACTTGATTTAATTGGTAAAAAAGCATCTAATGAAAATGAAGTTGCTAGTATTAGATTAGAAATCGGTCCAAATGTTGAAAACATTCAAGCAGAAGGACTTATAAAAAAAGAGTCTGCAAAAATAGGGATAGATCAATGGAAAAGTATTTTAAGTAAAAAATATGAACAGTTTCAAAATTTATCGGAATCTTCTATTCAATTGTTAGAGTTCATTGAAGAAAATAATATTATTCCAAATAATCACGCTAACAAATTATTATCAGATGATGATAAATACAAAGAACTAATCTCTAAGGTATATTCAGAAATAAGAAATGAACCAATCATATCAAATGAAAAAATAAATTTCACACATCAAAGAAAAGTAATCAGGATTATTCATAAAATTGAAAATATCAACCTGATAAAGTTGATTAATGAAATTATTAGTAAAACTGAAAAACCACTCTCTGAAATAACTGACTCAGATTTTTACAATACACCAATTCAAGAATACTTAATCGATGAAAATGATTTATTTGAATCTAAAATTGAAATCATATTCTTTAATTATGCAAAAAGAAGACACAAAAACCATATAGACTACTTTAGCAAGAAAGAATATAAAGAAGATAATAATTCCGTTTCAGATATTGAGTTTGTTAGAAAATCCCCGCCACCATGGGAAATAATAAATGGTATTCTCATCGATTTAAATATTGATTTTTATTTCAAAGGGATTGAGAGAAAGGAATTTACAGAAATAGCATCAATTGATTTCAAACCTTTTAAAAAATCAACTGATGAATCTATAGAATTTAGTGATTTATCTTCAGGAGAGAAAGTAATCATCGGTTTAATATTAAAACTTTTCACGAGTAAGTATTACGATAACAACCTAACATTCCCTGATTTGCTGATTTTGGATGAACCTGATGCCCATTTACATCCAGAAATGTCAAAATTATTATTAGATGTATTGGAGGATACATTCGTTAAAAAATATAACGTGAAAGTAATAATCACTACTCATTCACCATCAACTATAGCATTAGCTCCTGAAAATTGTATTTATCAACTTAAGAACGTCCAGAATTCATCTCTAAATAAAATCAATAAAGACGATGCCCTTCAATTGCTTACTAATTTCATACCAACACTTAACATTGATTACAGAAACCATAGACATGTTTTTGTAGAAAGTCCTACAGATGTTTTTTACTATCAAACCTTATATGGCAAACACCAACAGCAGGAAACTCTAGATTACAAGCTTTACTTTATATCGAATTCAAACGGGAAAGGGAATTCTGCTCAGGTAAAAGACATAGTTTCAAAACTACGAGACAGTGGAAACAGCACCTCTTTTGGAATAATAGATTGGGATACTGAAAACGTACCTTCCGATTACATTAAGGTTCACGGTTATAATGAATCATGGAGTTTAGAAAATTATTTACTAAATCCAATATATATTTACAGTTTGTTAATGGATATGGGGAATGCTCATGACGTCTATAACAAACTTGGTATAGATCAATCTTTCAATCATTTTTTATTAGGAGAATTGCATCAGGAAAAGCTTCAAAACTATATTAAATTATTTTTTGAGGATTTTGAATCCTCATTTCAGGCTTATAAATATGAAACGAATAAAATTGAAATTAAGTTTTATAATGGAAAGGAGCTATTAGTTCCTAAATGGTTTATGCAGTCAAAAGGTCACAATATATTAGAAAAAGTAAAGAATGTTTATAGTGCTTTACAAAAGTACCAATATGAAGGTGATTTGCAGAGAGAACTTTCGCTAATAATCTCCAAGTCTTATCCCTTTATACCTGTAAGCTCTATTAAAACTATTAAGGAAATTAGTCACCAGGAATTAAATCTATCATAG